The Toxoplasma gondii ME49 chromosome XII, whole genome shotgun sequence genome includes a region encoding these proteins:
- a CDS encoding multiprotein bridging factor type 1 family transcriptional co-activator, putative (encoded by transcript TGME49_278530): protein MSFQDWTPVSWNKTGQRQKGVTKEQEINQARRRGEELETEKKFLGGQNKATKGGLCPNARKIEEDTGDYHVERVSADFSRALQQARQAKKMTQAELAQAINEKPSVVNDYESGRAIPNGAVVQKLNRALGVSLPKAKEKRKPVA, encoded by the exons ATGTCGTTCCAGGACTGGACGCCCGTGAGCTGGAATAAGACTGGGCAGCGCCAGAAGGGCGTGACCAAAGAGCAGGAAATCAACCAAGCtcgcagaagaggcgaggaactcgagacagagaagaagt TCCTTGGTGGTCAGAACAAAGCAACAAAGGGAGGCCTCTGCCCTAA CGCCCGAAAGATTGAAGAGGATACAGGAGACTACCACGTTGAGCGTGTGTCTGCGGATTTCTCGCGTGCTCTCCAGCaagcgagacaggcgaagaaaatGACGCAGGCCGAGCTGGCGCAGGCTATCAACGAGAAGCCTTCCGTGGTCAACGACTACGAAAGCGGGAGA GCAATTCCCAACGGAGCAGTCGTCCAGAAGTTGAACAGGGCACTTGGTGTGAGCCTcccgaaggcgaaggaaaagcgGAAGCCCGTGGCATAA
- a CDS encoding hypothetical protein (encoded by transcript TGME49_278540), producing MAGGSPCEAVAEKPHTNRAILVFIRPCSSRLSFLYLVRRFFRSSREKGAPGRLSCLALVSATMEQPGHPGSSVAPASGRSPASRGYTTPLLPERTAFEKKGNASTVDVLAQLEDPSTRMRVVSDLRKELEAADCFWAKLGDHARETCGERLSVPVVSAFKSIHTQRLAGLNLEQVDSVCRDVLAAMVRKAESA from the exons ATGGCAGGCGGATCTC CTTGCGAAGCAGTAGCGGAGAAGCCGCACACAAACCGTGCAATCTTAGTTTTTATTCGACCGTGTTCCTCCCGGTTGTCGTTTTTGTACCTcgttcgtcgcttcttccgttcgtcaagagaaaaaggggcACCTGGGCGCCTTTCGTGTCTCGCG TTGGTTTCGGCAACCATGGAGCAGCCAGGCCACCCCGGGAGCTCCGTAGCGCCAGCGTCCGGAAGGTCTCCCGCTTCGAGAGGATACACAACACCGCTTCTTCCCGAGAGAACTGCTTTCGAAAAGAAGGGGAATGCGTCGACTGTCGACGTCCTTGCACAGCTCGAGGACCCTTCAACGCGAATGCGCGTTGTCAGTGACCTCCGCAAGGAACTCGAGGCGGCCGACTGCTTTTGGGCGAAACTCGGAGACCATGCCCGTGAAACCTGTGGAGAACGTCTCTCCGTTCC AGTCGTTTCTGCCTTCAAGAGCATTCACACGCAGCGGCTGGCAGGCCTTAACCTGGAGCAGGTCGACTCGGTGTGTCGAGATGTACTCGCTGCGATGGTCAGAAAGGCTGAGAGCGCTTGA
- a CDS encoding hypothetical protein (encoded by transcript TGME49_278522), with translation MLYRHSAKFYKIPTEMFAGATDSMKIMKDGVMYDAEKCFHDPNQWYRDVKDIGPQNKYLHPATASQEVGWRTNESLEKFGVNHYGYKKKTADIQPARLKNAQPNASGL, from the exons atGCTCTACAGGCATTCTGCAAAG TTTTATAAAATCCCGACCGAAATGTTTGCCGGCGCTACTGACTCCATG AAAATCATGAAAGACGGAGTCATGTacgacgcagagaagtgCTTTCACGATCCCAATCAGTGGTACCGAGATGTGAAAGACATAGGACCACAGAATAAATACCTTCATCCAGCGACGGCAAGCCAAGAAGTCGGCTGGAG GACCAATGAATCACTCGAGAAGTTTGGTGTGAATCACTACGGTTACAAAAAGAAGACGGCTGATATTCAGCCGGCAAGACTCAAGAACGCACAGCCAAATGCATCGGGATTGTGA
- a CDS encoding elongation factor Tu GTP binding domain-containing protein (encoded by transcript TGME49_278550), with amino-acid sequence MMWFGRRPVLRRSASAQPRLRRRREIDASDVQILSSLPDPCHSSLSLPVYPSSSISLSLTSPFSPLLFRSSLSLSAWSAFSSSLCSSFQSSSPGGARVPLQLASPLCASRLSSSFSVSSSRFESSSRLPPASSSFAASASSSSLFSSSFCSVSSPASSPAASPSEVSRQPLFPSGPVESEPWNSVYTRDAQSAAAAAVAAVAAGPVARPTHRAVRPAPSSSVSSVSLPRSPALASARARVGCSTQLKSQAAHAAARFGVSRTGERRNAEPSPSAAPPEPRASVASRRKIVSSHTEWEWRMQERERLAQRLAAGPEWPQTSAPPEQQLEKQAVLGDMPGLRDGENESQAMFVSPDRNRMRVEGSSGSESRKVEKEISSRATGGVDRETETQECEGGGTQQVEAQRFAQRGGRFIEGWRKLFAFFSRRHTPASRANFPYSEHALSSPILVADKKGSSLRTRPQSSTQTSSVVPIASSCEASSSVAAAASAFDASTGEESCKAKCCPSSLLEYPQFLLSAKTRLTHRLTRNKRLRETKTSASSEPKDSSPAPHSRESSSSSPLSPSDSSTASSPSRLAPPGLVKSFLGFLAFLPLRVFSVSFFAPLRSLLLRLCQRVCRPFAGPLVDEHRVSESSRENKQGDDPQEVAALLEEARRAARRRAEAAERAAALRAAKTLQQSARPPSRTFREIRFRLLRQGDGAAFEGRLGLDLVRELEGDFLLGRAAPAAGEQKGTESGESETKKAKTGDSDTGARITGEEGGEIGQKHRRVSFELREEAMGGKGTYYASPSIRNRKEEKVSTHAEGGKTEAVSPPDAGHFPDRGREEREGEEESAEALPDHKRGPGKELEEGRDSQVRGEESGRSSLSQERESFRSQRVSAEGQEVEAASVKALEEAKSNDRPDGESNELRRLSPTSQTEQEGSVEKEGTSEATMNDQDETGKEKQDQREVPVPRALRLNSGSVAFPEAPKSGLAEALSSPLPPLDEWMRNSLCGSGAWGEKHRRAVDGDTSGQPIASPLPPFLAAAQERLVSLYAAATAAHQEASQARQAAAAAAAEALTLSVQGGVRPSSTPQLVGAEDSNTPAARPQSSSSDSLSPSRDEDPPADPRPLKRGCSSASVALPSGASSPAVTLADASAKAAEARDAASAAALRAEAAKMEFLKEEEAFRSCVADHQKRLRQCLAFSPEAVRSQQGASERLPQMGPKETLVSGVEGREPSRGDELRPEKAESVLAKVLGQVEPPEAFPSFEPDSQVWKNVAFATAAAEPVPAPYPGAWSPYPPLSAFPGSPGPAVGGWNTLLGPRSRGGHFPGLHSPGNAFGYSGPGERGPNERASGPVGGRGPLPPTSLRGDLFPVPPFWPVPRAAGGFRAPPSLPPWNPRAPDLRWLTFLYGEIQGVKEVTKFYRGGRGVASVEECQRALGLVLMSLNVDLLVLPADINRVVSQVRPVLNSWEQAFSEASSMIRFFAEDSRFGKSRCLAIIKDAGALLECDEALHPDGATPKMSARGGATPEEPHGSSTTLAQAGTQAFVQRSPASQPHPVDALSPEAASSSKADSSAETTSSPDGASLPEGSLPLSLQEPAARLEALLTHRRVLGRLPPILLPGHSDPVEVKAFFNVPGFLGGLRQDIATLNFAMHALKRENTCTLDDGSSISLWDMQRPAASRPPRPEKVRSEAARKAPAPREIKSINALAPRKEVPGRDRKPVQDTAGASAVEAKLEKAAPVKQGTDATERKPAESTAELLQSIQREQEARRLADVESFVEPEFAPHCSSISLPSAASCRPDDSPKAWLGDAHGEQIVGGSAFGFVEQQMRAKKMESKTKQTTEKPRKEGDWETLHVKDLTIGALARHLKVPESDLLGVATLLLEGTPGRGTVTSSTRLDEDEAEFLSDELGKLNCLRITRGELREERGDYRAPAVVAVLGHVDHGKTTLLDKLRSSHVADFEAGGITQAVSSGSLVLASQNQRLTFIDTPGHAAFASMRKRGAAATDLCVLVVAADEGVKAQTLECLDIIRKSGTPWIVALNKVDKPGADIERVKKQFADLGVISDDAGGDIPFIPISAKTGEGLDQLEAALTLLQEDMPHLYGAGPPSDASRAHARAARGYVLESRMDKQKGRCIQVIVRSGWLEPGKWVVIGRNSGRIKKIWRSGEHVELKMAGPNEAVEIAGLGDLQASAGQALVQAANAQQAAKLAGMAERLDLRRQLRRAEASTAQAAKFAVEDLALKTASNLRRKQRKLSKYKQAVQNIKFVDELTDDDSEEADAEDLITTRQTVVQGIPQIGFIIKAADQGSLEAILQWIDTHNETVKAAQRLPEAVRGALKGAASERLRALADQRRSVELTEEEEAVDQSGEALQESERVLASRWLPICVLHCGVGPISVSDVNKAALTNSFVLGFGVSVLDNIDQVIHEKGVPVRNQNIIYRLFEDIEALYEYHFGSEFVYNQVGRMVVSRVATFTLKRSKGGIQTVVGVDVKDGTPSVHHFYSVMRDDNTLVEHLQIKSMQKNRQDVTTLQKGSRLGAIIFDSEFDDFQERDTINVFERSQRLPPDFLTSRRYLQSA; translated from the exons ATGATGTGGTTTGGTCGGAGGCCTGTTCTCCGGCGATCGGCTTCAGCCCAGCCTCGCCTTCGACGCCGAAGAGAAATTGATGCATCCGATGTTCAGatcttgtcttctcttcctgatCCATGCCATTCTTCCCTATCTCTCCCCGTTTATCCCTCTTCTAGCATTTCTCTATCCCTcacttctcccttttctcctctccttttccgttcttctctctctttgtcagCTTggtctgctttctcttcttccctctgttccTCGTTCCAGTCCTCGTCTCCTGGGGGCGCGCGCGTTCCTCTGCAGCTTGCTTCGCCTCTTTgtgcttctcgtctctcttcgtcgttctctgtctcctcttcgcgctTCGAATCCTCGTCCCGCcttcctcccgcttcttcttcctttgctgcttccgcttcgtcgtcttctcttttctcttcttccttctgctccgtTTCATCTCCTGCATCGTCTCCCGCGGCTTCCCCGTCAGAAGTCTCTCGTCAGCCGCTGTTCCCTTCCGGGCCGGTCGAGTCCGAGCCGTGGAATTCGGTTTATACTCGAGATGCGCAATCCGCTGCCGCCGCGGCCGTCGCTGCAGTGGCTGCTGGACCTGTGGCCCGGCCGACTCATCGCGCAGTTCGTCCTgccccttcttcgtctgtctcttctgtctcccttccgcGTTCTCCCGCCTTGGCGTCTGCTCGCGCGCGCGTCGGGTGCTCCACGCAGTTGAAGTCGCaagcggcgcatgcagcggcgaggttcggcgtctctcggactggcgaaagacgaaacgcagagcCGAGTCCTTCCGCAGCGCCTCCGGAGCCTCGTGCCAGCGTCGCGTCTCGACGCAAAATCGTTTCCTCTCACACCGAATGGGAGTGGCGCatgcaagagagagaacgcctTGCGCAGCGTCTGGCAGCAGGTCCCGAATGGCCTCAGACCAGCGCCCCTCCCGAGCAGCAGCTCGAGAAGCAGGCAGTTCTTGGGGACATGCCTGGCCTCCGGGATGGAGAAAACGAGTCGCAGGCAatgttcgtctctcccgacagaaacagaaTGAGAGTGGAGGGAAGCAGCGGCAGCGAGTCTAGGAAGGTAGAGAAGGAGATCAGCAGCAGGGCAACGGGCGGAGTCGAccgcgagacggagacgcaggaatGTGAGGGTGGAGGAACACAGCAAGTAGAAGCACAAAGGTTCGCGCAACGTGGAGGACGGTTCATCGAAGGGTGGCGAAAgctctttgctttcttctcgcgtcgtcACACTCCCGCCTCCAGAGCGAACTTCCCCTACTCTGAACATGCATTGTCTTCCCCGATACTTGTCGCAGACAAAAAaggctcctctctccgtACCCGTCCTCAATCCTCCACTCAGACTTCTTCAGTGGTCCCCATTGCTTCCTCGTGCgaggcgtcttcgtctgtcgcAGCGGCGGCATCGGCCTTCGACGCGTCTACCGGAGAAGAGTCCTGCAAAGCGAAATgttgcccttcttctcttctcgaatacccgcagtttcttctttcagCGAAAACGCGACTCACACATCGACTGACGAGAAACAAGCGActgagagaaacgaaaacgagcGCGTCGTCGGAGCCGAAGgactcttctcctgctccccATTCTCGGgagtcctcgtcttcttcgcctttgtctccctcCGATTCTTCgactgcctcttctccctcgcgttTGGCACCTCCCGGACTGGTCAAGTcgtttctcggcttcctcgccttccttcccctccgggtgttctccgtctcgtttttcgcgcCTCTTCGTTCCCTCCTGTTGCGTCTGTGTCAGAGGGTCTGCCGGCCGTTCGCGGGACCTCTCGTAGACGAGCACAGAGTCAGTGAGTCGAGCCGCGAGAACAAGCAAGGCGACGATCCTCAGGAAGTTGCCGCGTTGCTGGAGGAGGCGCGCCGCGCCGCGAGGCGCCGCGCAGAGGCCGCCGAGCGCGCCGCAGCTCTCAGGGCAGCGAAGACTCTGCAGCAGTCGGCGAGGCCTCCGAGTCGGACCTTTAGGGAAattcgttttcgtctgcttAGGCAAGGAGACGGCGCAGCCTTCGAAGGGCGCCTCGGCCTCGATTTGGTGAGAGAACTTGAGGGGGACTTTCTGTTAGGTCGTGCAGCCCCAGCGGCCGGCGAGCAGAAGGGAACGGAGAGcggggagagcgagacgaagaaagcgaagacaggagacagcgataCCGGCGCTCGGATCactggcgaagaaggaggcgaaatAGGGCAGAAACACAGGCGGGTCTCCTTCGAgttgagagaagaagcgatgGGAGGGAAGGGCACCTATTACGCTTCGCCCAGCATACGGAAtaggaaggaagagaaggtcagtacgcatgcagagggggGTAAAACCGAAGCGGTTTCGCCTCCAGATGCAGGGCATTTTCCGGAtcgcgggagagaagaacgtgagggagaagaagagagtgcCGAGGCTTTGCCAGACCATAAGCGGGGGCCAGGAAAAGAGCTGGAGGAAGGCCGAGACTCGCAGGTCCGTGGTGAGGAGAGCGGGCGCAGCTCGCTTTCGCAGGAGAGGGAAAGTTTTCGTTCTCAGCGCGTCTCGGCTGAGGGTCAGGAGGTGGAGGCAGCCTCTGTCAAGGCGCTTGAAGAGGCAAAGTCGAACGACAGACCCGACGGCGAGAGCAACGAGCTGCGTCGCTTGTCACCCACCAGCCAGACAGAGCAAGAAGGCTCcgtcgagaaagaagggacaTCAGAGGCGACGATGAACGACCaagacgagacagggaaggaaaaacaagacCAACGAGAGGTGCCTGTGCCCCGCGCTCTTCGCTTGAATTCCggctctgtcgcctttcccGAAGCGCCCAAGTCTGGACTCGCCGAGGCCCTCTCGTcgccgctgccgcctctcgaTGAGTGGATGCGCAACTCCCTTTGTGGCTCGGGCGCCTGGGGGGAGAAGCACAGACGCGCGGTAGACGGAGACACATCCGGACAGCCA AttgcgtcgcctctcccgccCTTCCTCGCGGCCGCACAAGAGcgcctcgtgtctctgtatGCAGCGGCGACAGCGGCACACCAAGAAGCCTCGCAAGCGCGGCAGGCCGccgcggcggctgcggccgAGGCCCTGACCCTTTCTGTCCAAGGGGGGGTTCGGCCTTCTTCTACTCCACAGCTTGTCGGCGCGGAGGATTCCAATACCCCAGCTGCGAGGCCTCAGTCGAGCTCGAGCGACTCTCTTTCCCCATCCCGCGACGAGGATCCCCCAGCGGATCCCAGACCTCTGAAGAGAGGctgctcttctgcctccgtcGCTTTGCCGTCTGGGgcctcctcgcctgctgTGACTCTGGCAGACGCGAGTGCAAAGGCGGCTGAAGCGCGGGACGCCGCCTCCGCAGCTGCTCTGCGAGCTGAAGCAGCGAAGATGGAGTTTCtcaaggaggaagaggcgttTCGATCTTGCGTGGCGGACCACCAGAAACGCCTGCGTCAATGCCTCGCCTTTTCCCCGGAAGCGGTTCGAAGCCAGCAGGGAGCAAGCGAGCGGCTGCCTCAAATGGGCCCCAAGGAGACACTTGTGAGTGGAGTGGAAGGGCGAGAGCCTTCTCGCGGCGACGAACTCCGTCCCGAGAAGGCTGAGAGCGTCCTGGCGAAGGTCTTAGGTCAGGTGGAGCCCCCAGAAGCCTTTCCGTCTTTCGAGCCAGACAGCCAGGTTTGGAAGAACGTCGCCTTCGCGACAGCGGCTGCAGAACCTGTCCCCGCGCCGTATCCCGGCGCCTGGAGTCCGTACCCTCCGTTGTCAGCGTTTCCTGGGTCGCCTGGCCCAGCTGTTGGAGGGTGGAACACGCTGCTGGGTCCTCGAAGTCGGGGGGGGCACTTCCCAGGACTTCACAGCCCAGGCAACGCGTTCGGGTATTCCGGACCTGGAGAAAGAGGCCCCAATGAACGAGCCAGTGGCCCAGTTGGCGGCAGAGGCCCCCTCCCTCCTACGAGCCTCAGAGGCGACCTCTTTCCTGTCCCGCCTTTCTGGCCGGTGCCGCGGGCCGCCGGAGGCTTCCGCGCACCGCCGAGCCTCCCGCCGTGGAACCCGCGGGCACCAGACCTTCGCTGGCTGACGTTTTTGTACGGCGAGATCCAGGGAGTGAAGGAGGTGACAAAGTTTTATCGAGGCGGTCGAGGCGTGGCGTCGGTCGAAGAGTGCCAGAGAGCTCTGGGCCTCGTTCTGATGAGTTTGAATGTTGACTTGCTCGTCTTGCCGGCCGACATCAACCGAGTCGTCAGCCAGGTGCGGCCGGTGCTGAACAGCTGGGAACAAGCGTTTTCTGAGGCGAGCAGCATGATTCGGTTCTTCGCGGAAGACAGCCGCTTCGGGAAATCCCGCTGCTTGGCCATTATCAAGGATGCGGGGGCTCTTCTCGAATGCGACGAGGCCCTGCATCCAGACGGGGCGACCCCCAAGATGTCCGCTCGAGGCGGAGCGACCCCCGAGGAGCCCCATGGCAGCTCAACGACTCTGGCACAGGCAGGGACGCAGGCGTTCGTGCAGCGGTCACCCGCCTCACAACCTCACCCTGTGGATGCACTTTCTCCAGAggccgcttcttcgtccaAGGCTGACTCTTCAGCCGAAACAACGTCTTCGCCAGACGGGGCTTCATTGCCAGAAGGCAGTTTGCCTCTTTCCCTTCAGGAGCCGGCGGCGCGTCTGGAGGCTCTGCTGACGCATCGTCGGGTGCTCGGTCGGTTGCCGCCGATTCTACTGCCGGGGCACAGCGACCCTGTAGAGGTCAAGGCATTCTTCAACGTGCCTGGCTTTCTCGGGGGGCTCCGCCAAGACATTGCGACCCTCAATTTCgccatgcatgcgctgaagCGGGAGAACACATGCACCTTGGATGACGGCTCCTCGATCTCCCTCTGGGACATGCAGAGGCCTGCGGCGTCGAGGCCGCCTCGCCCAGAAAAGGTGAGGAGCGaagcggcgaggaaggcgcccGCGCCGAGGGAGATCAAAAGCATCAACGCCCTAGCCCCGAGAAAAGAGGTGCCTGGCCGGGACAGAAAGCCTGTCCAGGACACAGCTGGGGCAAGCGCGGTCGAAgcgaagctggagaaggcaGCTCCAGTGAAGCAGGGAACGGacgcgacagaaaggaagccAGCAGAGTCCACCGCTGAGTTGCTGCAATCGATCCAGCGCGAGCAAGAGGCGCGACGTCTGGCCGATGTCGAATCGTTTGTCGAGCCTGAGTTCGCGCCGCACTGTTCTTCCATTTCGCTCCCGAGTGCTGCCTCTTGTCGACCCGACGACTCACCAAAGGCATGGCTCGGCGATGCGCATGGCGAGCAGATCGTTGGTGGCTCCGCGTTCGGATTCGTGGAGCAGCAAATGCGGGCAAAGAAGATGGAAAGCAAGACGAAACAAACAACGGAGAAGCCccgaaaggaaggagactggGAGACTCTTCACGTTAAGGACCTGACTATCGGAGCTTTGGCAAGACACCTAAAGGTTCCCGAATCCGACCTGCTCGGCGTCGCTACGCTGCTCCTCGAGGGTACGCCGGGGAGAGGAACCGTGACGTCAAGCACTCGCCTagatgaagacgaggcagagttCCTCAGCGACGAACTAGGGAAACTCAATTGTCTCCGCATAACACGGGGGGAACTTCGAGAAGAGCGCGGCGACTACCGCGCCCCGGCTGTCGTAGCCGTTCTTGGCCACGTCGACCATGGCAAAACAACTCTTCTTGATAAGCTCCGAAG ttcgCATGTAGCAGACTTTGAAGCTGGAGGCATTACCCAGGCGGTGTCTTCAGGAAGTCTGGTTCTCGCCTCTCAGAATCAAAGACTTACCTTCATCGATACCCCAGGCCATGCGGCATTTGCTTCGATGCGGAAGCGCGGTGCCGCAGCAACGGATCTGTGTGTTTTGGTCGTCGCAGCCGATGAGGGCGTGAAGGCGCAAACCCTCGAGTGTTTGGACATCATTCGAAAGTCTGGGACGCCTTGGATTGTTGCGTTGAATAAAGTAGACAAACCAGGAGCTGACATTGAGAG agtgaAGAAACAGTTTGCGGATCTCGGCGTCATAAGCGACGATGCTGGAGGAGACATTCCG TTCATCCCGATCAGCGCCAAGACGGGAGAAGGCTTGGACCAGCTGGAAGCGGCTCTCACTCTCCTCCAAGAGGATATGCCGCATTTGTATGGGGCGGGACCTCCGTCGGACGCCAgccgcgcgcatgcacgggcAGCAAGAGGCTACGTTCTCGAATCGCGCATGGATAAGCAAAAAGGACGATGCATTCAG GTCATTGTAAGGAGTGGCTGGTTGGAGCCTGGCAAGTGGGTAGTTATCGGTCGCAACTCTGGGCGGATCAAGAAAATTTGGCGAAGCGGTGAACACGTGGAGCTCAAGATGGCGGGACCCAATGAAGCCGTGGAAATTGCCGGCCTAGGAGATCTGCAGGCCTCGGCAGGCCAGGCACTCGTGCAAGCAGCGAATGCACAGCAAGCAGCCAAGTTGGCTGGCATGGCGGAGAGGCTTGACTTG AGACGCCAGCTTCGTCGGGCAGAAGCAAGCACTGCGCAAGCTGCAAAATTTGCGGTTGAGGATCTGGCACTGAAAACTGCGTCGAATCTGAGacgaaagcagaggaaactgTCGAAGTACAAGCAGGCTGTGCAAAACATCAAATTCGTGGATGAATTG ACCGACGACGATTCAGAAGAAGCCGACGCCGAGGACTTGATCACCACCAGACAAACAGTCGTCCAAGGTATACCACAAATTGGTTTCATCATCAAAGCAGCTGACCAGGGCAGCTTGGAGGCCATCCTGCAGTGGATCGATACACACAACGAGACAGTGAAGGCGGCGCAACGCCTCCCCGAGGCGGTTAGAGGCGCCTTGAAGGGCGCAGCTAGTGAGAGGCTGCGCGCGCTGGCAGATCAGCGAAGATCGGTGGAGctgacagaagaagaagaggcggtTGATCAGTCTGGTGAAGCACTGCAGGAAAGCGAACGCGTGCTTGCCTCACGCTGGTTGCCGATTTGCGTGCTGCACTGCGGCGTGGGACCCATCAGCGTCTCGGATGTCAACAAGGCGGCGCTAACAAATTCGTTCGTTCTCGGATTTGGCGTGTCCGTCTTGGACAACATCGATCAG GTTATACACGAAAAAGGCGTCCCAGTGAGGAATCAGAATATCATCTATCGTCTGTTTGAGGACATCGAG GCCCTCTACGAGTACCACTTCGGATCGGAGTTTGTGTACAACCAAGTCGGACGCATGGTTGTATCACGCGTCGCTACCTTCACGCTCAAGCGGAGCAAAGGTGGTATTCAAACGGTCGTTGGCGTCGACGTCAAGGATGGAACTCCTTCTGTTCACCACTTTTATTCGGTG ATGAGAGACGACAATACTCTGGTGGAACATCTTCAAATCAAGTCCATGCAGAAAAATCGCCAGGACGTCACAACATTGCAGAAAGGCA